One region of Bacteroidales bacterium genomic DNA includes:
- a CDS encoding 6,7-dimethyl-8-ribityllumazine synthase: MKIFEGKLDANEMKFGIIVGRFNEFISSKLLSGALDALKRHGTDENNIEIAWAPGSFEIPVIAKKMAKSAKYDAIICLGAVIKGATPHFDYVANEASKGIALVALKTEIPIIYGILTTDTVEQAIERAGTKAGNKGFDAAVSAIEMVNLFKEI; encoded by the coding sequence ATGAAAATATTTGAAGGAAAATTAGATGCAAATGAAATGAAATTCGGTATTATTGTTGGGAGATTTAATGAATTTATCAGTAGCAAGCTTTTATCAGGAGCTTTAGATGCTTTAAAGCGTCACGGAACAGATGAAAATAATATTGAAATAGCCTGGGCCCCAGGTTCTTTTGAAATACCTGTTATAGCTAAAAAAATGGCTAAATCAGCTAAATATGATGCAATAATATGCTTAGGTGCAGTTATAAAAGGAGCAACTCCTCATTTTGATTATGTTGCTAATGAAGCTTCAAAAGGAATTGCACTTGTTGCATTAAAAACCGAAATACCTATAATATATGGTATTCTTACTACTGATACCGTTGAACAAGCTATTGAGAGAGCAGGTACAAAAGCAGGTAATAAAGGATTTGATGCTGCAGTTTCAGCAATTGAAATGGTGAATTTGTTTAAGGAAATATAA